Sequence from the Gemmatimonadaceae bacterium genome:
TGGCGACATCGGCACCGATTTGCCTCTGCTGGTGGGGATGATTCTCGCGGCGGGTCTTCACAGCGCGAGCGTGCTCGTGATGTTCGGGCTGATGCAGTACATGACCGCGATATCGTACGGCATGCCGATGCCGGTGCAGCCACTCAAGGCCGTCGCGGTGATCGTGATCACACAGAAGATCGCGCCGGGCGTTCTGTACGGCGGCGGTCTGGCGATCGGCATCGCGATGCTCGCGCTCACCGTGACCGGCGGAATTGACTGGCTCGCGCGTGTGGTGCCGAAGGCGGTAGTGCGCGGACTTCAGCTCGGGCTCGGAATTCAGCTGTCGTTGCTGGCGCTCCGCGACTACGTGCAAGCGGACGGCCCTCGCGGATATGTCCTCGCTATCGTCGCATTCGCGCTCATCATCGCGCTCTTCGGCAATCGCCGCTTTCCGCCTGCGCTCCCGGTGATCGCGCTCGGCATCGTCTACGCGCTGGTATTCAAACTGAGCGGCACGGACTTCACGGCCGCAGCAGGGCTGACGCTGCCGCGCATCCAGCCGGTGAGCACGGCGGACATGGTAACCGGGTTCCTCGTGCTCGCGCTCCCGCAGATACCGCTCTCACTCGGGAATTCAGTTCTCGCCACGCGCCAGGTGGCGGAGGACCTGTTTCCGGAGCGACGGATACGCGTGAAGCGCCTCAGCCTGACCTATGCGCTGATGAATCTCGTGAATCCGTTTTTCGGGGGCGTGCCGACCTGCCATGGGTCGGGCGGGCTCGTCGGGCATTACACGTTCGGCGCGAGGACGGGCGGCTCGATCATCATCTACGGCTCCATTTTTCTCGTGCTCGGGTTGTTCTTCGCTCACGGATTCCAGCAGGTGGTGGAGGTATTTCCGCTACCGATGCTGGGCGTTCTGCTCTTCTTCGAGGGTGCGGCACTGATGTTGATGGTGCGGGATCAGGCCGGTGACCGGAACGATCTGTTCATCGCTGTGGTCGTCGGGCTTATCGCCAATGGCGTTCCCTACGGCTATGCCGTCGCTCTCGTGATCGGGACGCTCTTATCATACCTGAGACGCGCACCGGGCAACGCAGATTCGAAGTAGAGCAGGAAGTGTCGAGCCGCTACCTGAGCTCGATGTTCCGGGTAGTCGCAGCCCTCTGGCCGCCTGAATCTCCCGCTTCGATACGAAGCACGTACTTCCCCTTCGGAATCAGGGACAGGTCGAGAACCACAGACCTGGCGGTGACACTCCCGAGCGCCGCTGTCTCGTGCCACGAGATCTTCAACGGGCTGCTTCGCGAAGCGAGGCCGATTGATTCACCAAGGCGGCGGAGCGCTCCCGCCGGGACGCGGGTGAGTGTGAGCGAAACGGGGAGGGCGCTATCGGTTCTCACGAGTCCGTACGCTTCCCAGTAGAGTCCGAGCTTGCGGCGCGCGACCTCGGTACCACCGATCGCCGTTTTCATCGCCGCGCCGAGATCGCCGGCTTCGCTCTCCACCGGCTCGAACAACAGAACGTCCGACATCGTCACCGCGCCTTGCTCGTGCAGGGAAAGCATGAGCCCGGTCCTCTTCCATGCGGCGCGCCGCTTCTCCGTCGCGATGACCTCCAGACTCATGATGGCCGGCCGTGAATCCACAATCACGCTCACCGCCGACCTCGTCCCCTCTGTGAACCCGATGTACGGACTCGAGTTTTCGTCGCGCGCGATCACCAGCGCCGCACCAACGCGCGATGAATCGAGGTCGGCACTATGCGACACGTCGTACGCCACCACGACGAGCGCCGAATCCCCACGCCGGAATACCGCCACCTGCGGATCGAGCTTGAACACGCGTTCCGCCATCACCGGCGCGTAGCGTTCGGCGGACGCATTCGTGTCGAGGTCGAACGCCACCACCGGGACGGAGTCGAGACGCAGTGACACGGGGATGAAATGATAGTTGGGCGTCGCCTCGTGTCCGGAAATCGGTCCGTTGTACGGATCCATGGATGAGCCGCGGTCTCGAGTCCAGTAGCGTGCCCAGCCGTACCGCACGATCATCTCGCGCATGTCGTTCGCCCATCTGAGGTTGAACGTGTTGCGCGCCGGCTCTAGAATGCGCGCCATGGTGTGACGCGCGTAGTGCTCTGTTCGCCTGTCGTTGCCGGCAAGCGACCAGAATGGGTCGGCCATCCACCACAGGCGCTCGGCGACCTCCTCGTTGCGGCCGCATCCCACCCGGCCGAACCGCTTTCGCTGATCTGCGTCGAGAATCGGCGACATATCGGTCCACCGGCACCGCTCGGACGCAGGCATCGCGCGGAGCGCACGTGTGAACGCGCTGTCGGACCCCGCGCCCGACGCTGTCTCGTGAAGAGCGAGGCCCTGGAGCGCGGCGCACCACCACTCTGATGCCTGGCATTCGTTTGCCACTCTCACCGCGGCGGTGTCGTTCCCGGACTCCAGGAGATAGCGCAAACGCTGGCCGGTTATCCATCCGTCGCGTGGCGACTTTGCGGCTGCGCTGTCGAGAGTTGCGAGGAGCGCTGTGCGAGCGCGCCGGATGGACCTCGGGTCCTTTGCCTCGACGGTGTCATCCTCCGAATTCCATTGGCAGAAGCGGCCTATGCGAGCGTCGCAACGATGGGGGTCTCGTCCGCCAAGCTGGAACGGGAGATTCTGGCGCCGGACACTCTCGAAGCGCTCCTGTGCGCGGACGACACGCCGGTGCACCCGGGCCGAGTCGCTCTTCTGCTGTGCAGCAGCGGGATGGGAAGCGAAGACTGCAAGCGCTGCCGCCGTCGTCGTGAGGAATCCCGTCGCATGAAGGAGAGAGGCCCTGCCAGCGCGCATCGCTACATCCCCGCTTTCTCTGCTATTCCGCGCGCTTCGCCAGTGCCGTCTCGAGTGCGTTCCAGGCGAGCAGCGCGCATTTTACCCGTGCAGGAAATCTGGCGACTCCGCTCAATGCGCGCAGCGACCCGAGCGCCGCATCGTCCGCCGCCTGCGCGTCGCCCATGACCATGCTGCGGAAGCGCGCGCTCAGCGCCTCGATCTCGGCGACGCTTTTTCCCTTCACGAGCTGTGTCATCATGGACGCCGACGCCTGCGAGATGGAGCAGCCGCGCCCGGAGAAGCTGAGATCGCCGATCGCATCACCGTCGTAGCGGACGTGAACAGTGATCTCGTCGCCGCAGAGCGGATTCTTCATCACCACCGATGCATCCGGGTTCGCGATCTCACCCTTGTTGCGTGGACGGCGGTAGTGATCGAGGATCAACTCCTGGTAAAGCGCGCCGATCTGCGCCGAGCGGTCAGACGGCGGCATGTCCGAAGATCTCCTTTGCCTTCATGACCCCTTCGATGAGCGCGTCGAGGTCGGTGCGGTCGTTGTAGATGTAGAACGAAGCACGGGCTGTCGAGCTCACGTCGAGACGCCGCATGAGCGGCTGCGTGCAGTGGTGGCCGGCGCGTATGCAGACGCCGTCTCCATCGAGAATCGTCGCGAGGTCGTGGGGATGCACGTCGCTGAGGGTGAAGCTGATGACCCCGCTCCGCAGCGATGGCACGGGTCCGTATATCGTCACGCCGTCGATGGCGGAGAGCCGCGCGTACGCTTCGGCTACGAGCTCGCGCTCGTGCTTCAGCACCTCGTCCATGCCGATCGCGTCGAGATAATCGGCGGCGGCGGCGAGGCCAACGGCGCCAGCGGCGTTCGGCGTCCCCGCCTCGAACTTGTGCGGCAGGACATTCCACGTCGTCGTCTCGTCGTAGACGAACTCGATCATGTCGCCGCCCATCTGGTACGGCGGCATCGCCTCGAGCAGGTCGCGCCGGCCGATCAAACCGCCGATACCCATCGGCCCGCACATCTTGTGGCCGCTGAAGGCGTAGAAGTCCACGCCCAGCTCGTCGAATCCGACGCGCATATGGGGAACCGCCTGGGCTCCATCGCATACGACGATCGCCGATGTCCGCTCCCGGGCCATCCGGACGATCTCGGCGACCGGATTGATGGTGCCAAGCGCGTTCGACACGTGGTTGAACGCGAGGATCTTCGTCTTCGGCGACAGCAGGCCGGCGAGACAGTCGAGGTCGAGCTGCCCGTCCGGCGTCAGCTCGCAGACCTTGAACGCCGCCCCCTTCTCGATGGCGAGCTGCTGCCACGGGACGAAGTTGGAGTGGTGCTCGAGTGCGGTGACGACGATCTCGTCGCCGCGCGAGACATTCTGGCGTCCCCACGACGACGCGACGAGGTTGAGCGCCTCGGTGGTGCCGCGTGTGAACACGAGGCAGTCAGGGTCGCCAAGGCCGAGGAACGTCGCCATCCGGCTGCGGGCGTGATCGTAGCAATCGGTGGCGGCGACCGAGAGCGCGTATGCGCCGCGGTGAGGATTGGCGTAGCTCGTCTCGTAGAAATCGCGAATCGCATCGAGGACGACAGTGGGCTTCTGTGCGGTGGCTGCGGAATCCAGGTAGTGGAGATCCGGGTTGGATGCGAGCAGCGGGAAATCGGCTCGTCGGCTCATCGGGTTTTCTCCGCGTGCGATGCGTGTTCGGGGACGGGATGCAGAGCGCGAAAAGGCCCTCGCCGCACGGCGTGCGACCGTGCTTAAACGACTGTCTGGCAACGACATACGCCATGTTTGCCTAACGCCGGTTCGCTTGACTATCCCGACAAGTTTACTTAGGATTCAATCTACGTCACGAAGTGCCGTAACGCCAAGGAGTTAGGGATGAGCTCGGCAATCGAATCACTGGTCGGTCGGGAATATCAGTACGGCTTCGTCACCGACGTCGAGGCCGACACGATCGGTCGCGGACTGAGCGAGGATGTGGTCCGGCTTATCTCTTCAAAGAAGAACGAGCCGGCGTTCATGCTCGAGTGGCGTCTCAAGGCCTATCGCCGCTGGCTGACGATGAAAGAGCCCCACTGGGGCAACCTTCATTACGATCCGATAGACTACCAGAACATCATCTACTATTCGGCTCCGAAGAGCGTAAAGCCGCTCCAGAGCCTCGATGAGGTGGACCCCGAGCTCCTTCGCGCGTACGACAAGCTGGGGATCTCGCTGACCGAGCAGAAAAAGCTCGCCGGAGTCGCGGTGGACGCGATCTTCGACAGCGTCTCCGTCGGCACGACCATGAAGGAGGAGCTTTCCAGGTACGGGATCATCTTCGGCTCCTTCGGCGACGCGGTCCAGAATCATCCCGAGCTCATCGAGAAGTACCTCGGCACTGTAGTCCCGCACAGCGACAATTTCTTCGCCGCCCTGAACGCCGCGGTGTTCAGCGACGGCTCCTTCTGCTATGTGCCGAAGGGCGTGAAGTGCCCGATGGAGCTGTCCACCTACTTCCGCATCAACTCGGCGGACACGGGACAGTTCGAGCGGACGCTCATCATCGCCGACGAGGGCGCATCGGTCAGCTACCTGGAGGGCTGCACCGCGCCGCGCCGCGACACGAACCAGCTGCACGCGGCTGTCGTCGAGCTGATCGCGCTCGACAACGCGTCGGTCAAGTACTCGACGGTGCAGAACTGGTACGCCGGCGACACCGAGGGCAAGGGCGGCATCTACAACTTCGTGACCAAGCGCGGAAAGTGCGCCGGCGTCAACTCGAAGATCTCGTGGACGCAGGTCGAAACCGGCTCGGCGATCACGTGGAAGTATCCGAGCGTGATCCTGCAGGGCGACAACTCGACCGGCGAGTTCTACTCGGTGGCGGTGGTGAACAACCACCAGCAGGCGGACACGGGCACGAAAATGATCCACATCGGGAAGAACACGAAGAGCAACATCGTGTCGAAGGGCATCTCGGCGGGCCACGGCAACAACTCGTATCGCGGGCAGGTGAAAATCCTTCCACGCGCGACGGGCGCACGAAACTACACGCAGTGCGACTCGATGCTCATCGGCAACGAGTGCGGCGCGCACACGTTTCCGTACATCGAGGTGCAGAACAACACCGCGACGCTGGAGCACGAGGCATCCACCTCGAAGATCGGTGAGGACCAGATCTTCTACTGCAAGCAGCGCGGGCTGAGCGCCGAGCATGCGGTGTCAATGATCGTGAGCGGGTTCTGCAGAGAGGTGTTCCAGAACCTGCCGATGGAGTTCGCCGTCGAGGCGCAGCAGCTGCTTGGCATCACGCTCGAAGGATCCGTCGGATAGAAGGGCCCGGTCACCGGGCCGTCGAATAATTCAACCAGAAAGACATACAAGTGCTTGAAATCAAGAACCTGCACGCCGCCATCGGCGAGAAGGAAATACTGAAGGGAATAGATCTCACTGTCAACGCGGGCGAGATCCACGCAGTGATGGGTCCCAATGGCTCTGGCAAGAGCACGCTGGCGCAGGTGCTTGCGGGACACCCCGGTTACGAGGTCACTGAAGGCGAAGTGCTGTACGACGGACGCAACCTGCTGGAGATGGACCCCGAGGTGCGCGCCCAGGAAGGGATCTTCCTCGCGTTCCAGTATCCGATCGAGATTCCCGGCGTCACCAACGCCTACTTCCTGCGCTCGGCGTACAACGAGATCCGCAAGGCGAAGGGGATGACTGAACTCGATCCGCTCGAGTTTCTCGATCTGATGGACGAAAAGACGAAGCTCATGGACATAGATCCGGCGATGATGAATCGCTCGGTCAACACGGGATTCTCCGGTGGTGAGAAAAAGCGGAACGAGATCCTGCAGATGGCGGTGCTCGAGCCGCGTCTGGCGATTCTCGACGAGACGGATTCCGGGCTCGACATTGACGCGCTCAAGGTCGTAGCGAATGGTGTGAATGCCCTTCGACGCCCTGACAATGCGACGATCGTCGTCACGCACTACCAGCGGCTGCTGAACTACATCGTTCCCGACTTCGTTCACGTTCTCGCGAACGGCCGGATCGTGATGTCGGGTGGCAAGGAACTGGCGTTCGAGCTCGAGGAGAAAGGATACGACTGGATTCCCGGTGCAGCCGCGTGAGTGAAGCGGTGATGCAGGCGGCGCCGCCTTGCGAGCCCGGGTGGCTGCGCGACTTTCGGCGTTCCGCGATGGCCCAGTTCGAGTCGAAGGGATTCCCGACGATGAAGGACGAGGACTGGCATTTCACCAGCGTCGCTCCGATTGCGGAGAGAACGTTCGGCGTCGCGCACCCGGGAGCCCCGGTTTCCGCGGACGTCCTGAAGCGGTTTGCGCATGGGCAAGACTGGCACACGTTCGTCTTCGTGAACGGCTGGCTGGAAAGCAGCGCGGACAGCCTGCCTTCGGGAGTGACCGTCGGCGGTCTCGCCGACGCAATCGAGAACAGCGCCGAGCTCGTCGAGCGTCATCTTGGTAAGCTTGCGACAGCGGAATCGGGTGCGTTCACCGCGCTCAACGCAGCGCGGGCGACCGATGGCGCGGTGATCCGCATTGCCGCCGACGCGGTCGTGGACAAGCCGATCCACCTGCTGTTCATCTCCGATTCCGGCGCCGAGGGCGCGGCGGTGCACACCCGCAATCTCGTTTTTGCGGAGCGACATTCGCAGTGCACGCTCATCGAGAGCTACGTGAGCGTCGGCGGGGACAGCTACTTCACCAACGCGGTGACCGAGGTCTACGTCGCCGACGGGGCGCGGCTCGGCCACTACAAGCTGCAGACCGAGAGCCGCAACGCGTTCCACGTCGGGACGGTGCAGGTGCATCAGTCACGCGACAGCCGCTACGAGTCGTTCTCGTTCGCGACCGGCGCGAAGTTGTCGCGCACAAACGTGTACACCACTCTTGCCGGAGACGCGGCAGAGGCGGTGCTCAACGGGCTGTACATGGTGGACGGCTCGCAGCACGTGGATCACCAGACGCGCATCGAGCACGTCGCGCCGAACTGCCCGAGCCACGAGCTCTACAAGGGCATTCTCGACGGCAACTCGCACGGTGTGTTCAACGGGAAGGTGTACGTACATCCCGAGGCGCAGAAAACCGACGGAAAGCAGACCAACAACAACCTGCTGCTGTCGGATGCAGCGCGGATTGATACCAAGCCGCAGCTCGAGATATTCGCCGATGACGTGAAGTGCACGCACGGCGCTACGGTGGGGCGCCTGGATGACACGGCGCTGTTCTACATGCGGAGCCGCGGGATCGAGCCGGCGCAGGCGAAACGGCTGCTTACCTACGCGTTCGCTGCTGATGTTCTGGAGAAGATCGAGCTGGAGCCGCTCAGGGAATCACTCGAGGCGCAGGTCCTCGAGCGATTCACTGGCTGAACTGCAGAACTGCTGAACTGCAGAACTACGTAAGTTAGAACTACCCGGCGACCGGCTGATGGCTCAAGACTGCGCGGTGGGCTTTGGGCTTGGCTGCGAGGTTGGCCCAAAGCCCACTGCGCCTCACCAAGCCCACCGCCGGTCGCCGGGTAGTTCCATCGTTGTTCTTCAGGTGCCGCCCGCAAGCGTAACACCAGCCCAAGCAGTGCCTGCGGATCGATCGCCCGTCGGCCGGAATCCCGAACCATTTCCTCTGGGCGTGAGCTGCTCGTATCGTCCCGCGATCCAGAAAGCTGCGGCGCTGGAGCTCTGCCATCTGATCGCGCCCGAAAATGCCTGCGACATCGAGCCCGACGTCTCGATCGCCAACTCCGGAGCGAAGAACCTCTTGTAGATATCTCCGCGGGAGAGCGGCGAAGGAACCGAGCCGTTCACGGAGTAACCCGCGATTGCGTAGCCGCCAATCACGAGCATCCGCGGTGACAACAGTCGGCCGAGCTCGATCAATGCGGACGGCGTCACTCCATCGACCGTCGTGCTGACCTTAGCGATCGCATCGGTTCGCACTCTGTGTTCGGTCTCAACGCCCAGACCAAATGCTCCCGTCCACCTGCTTGCGCCGGGAGGAATGCGGATCTCTCCGTGCGCCCGTGCCGATCTCTCCTCCGCATCGAAGCCTTTGCGCGGCGGAAGTACCTGCTCGGCGTGCCCTGTTAACGACGTCAGAACGGCGTCAGCGGTTACCAGAGCGCGGCCATGTATCACGGGAAGTTGCAGCGCGATGCCACCGCTTCCGCTCGTCGTTGCCCAGAGATCTGTCGCGGGATTGTCCTGGTTCTGGCTCGTCAGTCGCTGGCGGAAATGTCCTCCGCCTCCGTACGCAACCCATCGGAACGCGCCACTCCGTCCTCCCAGGCTGACCTGACCTGACCGCGACTCATCCAGCATTCTTCGCGAATAGAACAGATCGGTCTCTCTCGGCAGAATTTCCCGGTAGCCTTCCAGTGCGTAGAGCACCCCTTGCTGCGCATACTCGAAGAGGCTGATCGACTCCTTTCCTCCATTCCAGTTTCCCACAAGTCCTGCCTGTAATCGATCATCATTGAAGGAGCGAACGACCCCAACCCCGACGCCTGACTGCACGGTCCGATTGCGTCGCGCAAACGGCGAAGAGATTGTTGCAGTGTTGCGTGTATCGTAACCGAGCGAAAGCCCGAGCCCCCAGTTTCCCAGTCGCCATCCGCCCGCGCCTTCGAGTCGGGCACGGCTCTGGCGAACGGCCGACGTTGAAGAATCGGTGACGACGAATGGGCTCGACCCGTACGGATCGTTCACGTCGCTTCGGGTGCCGGGATTCTTGATGTTGCGGTTGAAGATCGTCCGGCCGATCAATGCGCCTCTCTTCTCGACCGGCTGCCATCCCATGCCGGAGATCTGCGTGAGCCGCGTCGCAGCCGGATCGAGCGGACGCCGATACGTGCCATCCTGCGTCGAGCGCGCCGCAGCGATGTCGCCTCGCTTGTCGCTCACGTCCCACGGGAGTGCGGCGGGATTGGCGGCACTCCAGAATAGTCCGACCTTGGGCGCAGGCATGAGCAGCGACGGCAATGCAACAGACGCGCTTGGTAACTTCCTCGGCAGATCTCCCTGCGGTGTCAGCGGGCTCCACGTTTCGAGCCACTGAGGAAGATCACGTCCTGATGCGACGCTGAGTGATTGCGCATCGGCAACTGAGACCGGCAACGCCGCTGTTACGATCGAGCCGAGGACGATCAAACCATGAGCTCTCAGCGCCATGCGAAAAGCGCCTCCAACGGCATCGTGACCTCGAGCCCGAATCGTGTTGACTGATAGAAGTTCGGCGCTCTTCCGCCGCCTCCGAATCTGCCGATCTTGTCGAACGCATTGAAGGCGTAGAACGACAGCCGACCATCGAGGGGAAGCGTCTTCGCCGCCTGAAAACTGAACAGCCAGTCGCTCGCGCCATTCTGTCCCGCAGCGATTACGTTGCGACGTGGAATACGGATCGTGAAAAATTCAGGGCGGTTCTTTTCTGTCTCGGGGACAGGCACGAGCGAGCCACCGCGTGTCACGTAACCGACGAACGAAAGGGTGTCCGTGCGGCCGATGTTCTGTTTCCTGTCGCGGAGCGTGTGTTGAATCGTGCCGGTCAAGGCGAGGCCAACCGCGGGCTGGTGATGTATGACTCGCGTGGCCAGCAGGAGGCGTTGACCCGTACGAGCGATCGGATCGTAGTAGGGCGAACGTGGCTGATTCTGCGCGATCTGGAATTCGTCGAAGTTGCCCGCGAACTCGAGCCCATCCTTATCGAGACGACTTTTCACGAGCGCGCTCTGGAATTCGACTCGCGTCCGGATTGGCGTTATCTCCGGAAGGCCTGCCGTCAACTCGAACCCGCTGCTGGTCTGGTCCAGGTTGTTGGCGCGGCGGTCTATGAGTACGGGCACCGAATCCACCGAGCTCGCGGGCTCGACAATGACGGGAGGCTTTCCCGAGCCGGGAGCGGTGTTGGTCAGAGTAAAGTGCTCGCGCAGAAGAAACGTCGGCTCGGCCCTGATTCCAACTCCTCCAGTGAGCTTCTCCCGGAAGGCGACGAAGCTGAGATTTCCGCCGCGGCCGAATCGCATCTCCAGTCCGGCTTCGGCCTTGTCGGCAATGGAGTAATGCAGGTCAGGATTGCCGG
This genomic interval carries:
- a CDS encoding putative sulfate/molybdate transporter, producing MTANRVYRSFAHAFSRDRIRFDRNELAGAFGDIGTDLPLLVGMILAAGLHSASVLVMFGLMQYMTAISYGMPMPVQPLKAVAVIVITQKIAPGVLYGGGLAIGIAMLALTVTGGIDWLARVVPKAVVRGLQLGLGIQLSLLALRDYVQADGPRGYVLAIVAFALIIALFGNRRFPPALPVIALGIVYALVFKLSGTDFTAAAGLTLPRIQPVSTADMVTGFLVLALPQIPLSLGNSVLATRQVAEDLFPERRIRVKRLSLTYALMNLVNPFFGGVPTCHGSGGLVGHYTFGARTGGSIIIYGSIFLVLGLFFAHGFQQVVEVFPLPMLGVLLFFEGAALMLMVRDQAGDRNDLFIAVVVGLIANGVPYGYAVALVIGTLLSYLRRAPGNADSK
- a CDS encoding SUF system NifU family Fe-S cluster assembly protein; translated protein: MPPSDRSAQIGALYQELILDHYRRPRNKGEIANPDASVVMKNPLCGDEITVHVRYDGDAIGDLSFSGRGCSISQASASMMTQLVKGKSVAEIEALSARFRSMVMGDAQAADDAALGSLRALSGVARFPARVKCALLAWNALETALAKRAE
- a CDS encoding SufS family cysteine desulfurase, whose protein sequence is MSRRADFPLLASNPDLHYLDSAATAQKPTVVLDAIRDFYETSYANPHRGAYALSVAATDCYDHARSRMATFLGLGDPDCLVFTRGTTEALNLVASSWGRQNVSRGDEIVVTALEHHSNFVPWQQLAIEKGAAFKVCELTPDGQLDLDCLAGLLSPKTKILAFNHVSNALGTINPVAEIVRMARERTSAIVVCDGAQAVPHMRVGFDELGVDFYAFSGHKMCGPMGIGGLIGRRDLLEAMPPYQMGGDMIEFVYDETTTWNVLPHKFEAGTPNAAGAVGLAAAADYLDAIGMDEVLKHERELVAEAYARLSAIDGVTIYGPVPSLRSGVISFTLSDVHPHDLATILDGDGVCIRAGHHCTQPLMRRLDVSSTARASFYIYNDRTDLDALIEGVMKAKEIFGHAAV
- the sufB gene encoding Fe-S cluster assembly protein SufB — its product is MSSAIESLVGREYQYGFVTDVEADTIGRGLSEDVVRLISSKKNEPAFMLEWRLKAYRRWLTMKEPHWGNLHYDPIDYQNIIYYSAPKSVKPLQSLDEVDPELLRAYDKLGISLTEQKKLAGVAVDAIFDSVSVGTTMKEELSRYGIIFGSFGDAVQNHPELIEKYLGTVVPHSDNFFAALNAAVFSDGSFCYVPKGVKCPMELSTYFRINSADTGQFERTLIIADEGASVSYLEGCTAPRRDTNQLHAAVVELIALDNASVKYSTVQNWYAGDTEGKGGIYNFVTKRGKCAGVNSKISWTQVETGSAITWKYPSVILQGDNSTGEFYSVAVVNNHQQADTGTKMIHIGKNTKSNIVSKGISAGHGNNSYRGQVKILPRATGARNYTQCDSMLIGNECGAHTFPYIEVQNNTATLEHEASTSKIGEDQIFYCKQRGLSAEHAVSMIVSGFCREVFQNLPMEFAVEAQQLLGITLEGSVG
- the sufC gene encoding Fe-S cluster assembly ATPase SufC, whose protein sequence is MLEIKNLHAAIGEKEILKGIDLTVNAGEIHAVMGPNGSGKSTLAQVLAGHPGYEVTEGEVLYDGRNLLEMDPEVRAQEGIFLAFQYPIEIPGVTNAYFLRSAYNEIRKAKGMTELDPLEFLDLMDEKTKLMDIDPAMMNRSVNTGFSGGEKKRNEILQMAVLEPRLAILDETDSGLDIDALKVVANGVNALRRPDNATIVVTHYQRLLNYIVPDFVHVLANGRIVMSGGKELAFELEEKGYDWIPGAAA
- the sufD gene encoding Fe-S cluster assembly protein SufD translates to MSEAVMQAAPPCEPGWLRDFRRSAMAQFESKGFPTMKDEDWHFTSVAPIAERTFGVAHPGAPVSADVLKRFAHGQDWHTFVFVNGWLESSADSLPSGVTVGGLADAIENSAELVERHLGKLATAESGAFTALNAARATDGAVIRIAADAVVDKPIHLLFISDSGAEGAAVHTRNLVFAERHSQCTLIESYVSVGGDSYFTNAVTEVYVADGARLGHYKLQTESRNAFHVGTVQVHQSRDSRYESFSFATGAKLSRTNVYTTLAGDAAEAVLNGLYMVDGSQHVDHQTRIEHVAPNCPSHELYKGILDGNSHGVFNGKVYVHPEAQKTDGKQTNNNLLLSDAARIDTKPQLEIFADDVKCTHGATVGRLDDTALFYMRSRGIEPAQAKRLLTYAFAADVLEKIELEPLRESLEAQVLERFTG